The Prionailurus bengalensis isolate Pbe53 chromosome E2, Fcat_Pben_1.1_paternal_pri, whole genome shotgun sequence region TTATCAATTCTTGGCGTTGGGATAGATTATACAGGTCTATGAAATCATGTCTACTAAGAgtggttatttattttgcctCACGTTTTACCATACAAAATCATCAGGAAATGTTCTCTCTttggagaaatttattttcttctcaagttGGAGGCAGTATTTTGTCCATGGCCGATTTCAGGGCAAACATTTTGAACATATTTCTCCAGTTTGGTTTGGCAATCCATTGTTTTCTGTCAGAGCCAAGCCAATATCAAGTTGACGTCAAGCAAGCcaggcccagctcagagcccaggtgTTTGTGTTTTGGCTTCCAGAATCCTCAGGTGCAGCAGGAAAACTAATCATTCACCTCCATCCAGTGGATGTTTGTAAATGTCTTGCTGTCCATTTTGTCGATGAACAGGCAGCCCTGCAAGTGGTCCATCTCATGCTGGATGATACGGGCTGCCCATCCACTCGCCTGCCACACCACCTGCTCCCCTCTGGGGTCCAGCCCTGCAAAGTAATTTACAGCCTGGTAAGAATACGCCGAACTGCATTGTTTTTAATCTCCCTACTTTTCCCAGCCCTTGGCTGTTCCTGTTCACAAGAGGCAACATGAGAAGGGAATGTAGACAGCAACCCCTATCCTTCCCAGAAAAGATGCCTTAACTTTGCCCATTACCAGGTATTCACTGTGGCTCTAACGCTGACAATTAGGTTGCTGGGCTTACTATGGggctgaaatgagaaaatgatctTCGTAAGGTGCTTCCTTTCTGAACATTCCTCTCATTTCTGAAATACTGTTTGATTTCAATTCCTAAAAGCATTTCAACTCGgtacattataaaataaagggATACCATTTACCTTCTGACCTGGACCAAGTGGCTTGCTTAAAAGGAACAATCCTAATCCCAGCAACGAATTCCATTTCAGAAAACATCCTGTACTACGACAGACCAGGAATGGCATATCACCCTGGACTGGGCAAAGCTGGGTCCCACTATTTCCACTCGACCATGACAGATGCAACTGAGGCAAAAGTCTGTGTGTGGGACAGCGAACTAGAGGGCACAGAGCAGAGGACCTGGTGTGAGGTACCATCGAATTAGGTCACCTTCTCAGCCCCAATACATTTTCCCAGCGAGCTGGCTCAGCTGCTACACGAGCCTCTTCCCCTATCCCAATTGGTTAGTCTTGAATCAAATCCACTCCCCGGTCCTGCTCTTAGTTCCTGACGAAAGGCTTCATTGAGCCTGCCCTTCCACTTTTAACTGGAGTTTTGACAAAACCGTTTCGTGGGGCCCGAGGTCGCCGCCTccatgggctgggggagggacgCAACCGTTTATCCAACCGCCTCACGGCCACTGCCCACCCCCTGCACCTGAGATCTGCACGGCCTGGAAGCGGGGCACGCAGGCCAGGAAGCCGACGACGCTCTCGCAGCCCTCAGGGAAGGTGACCAGGCGGCTGTCCAGCACCCGCAGGCTGGGGTTCACGAACACGCGCAAGGGGAAGGGCTCCATCTGGCGGGCCTCGCGCAGGCGCGGCGCGCAGGCGCGGAAGAGTGCCTCGGGGAACTCCAGGGCCAACACCTGTAGGGGCACCCCGAGCTGCGGAGCGCTCAGGCCTACGCAGCGCCGGCGTCGCATCACTTGCACCAGCCGCTGCACCAGCCGCTGCAGCTCGGGCCCCGCCAGCTGCGCGGGCTCCACCGGGGCCGCCACGGCCCGCAGCGCCGGGTCCCCGACCTGACACACGCGCGGGTACGGCGGCTCGGGCACTCCCCGCACCAGGCGCCGCACGTAGCGCCAGTAAGACCGCTGGCGCGCCGGGCCCTCGAGGCCGTCCGGGGCGGACGCGGAGCTACAGGCCCGGACGCTGCGGCCCCCCGTCCCCTCTCCCCACGGCGGTGTCGGCCCCAAGCAGTGACGCGACCGCCCCAGCAGCGGCCCCAGCAGCAGTCCGGCCCCCATCCGGCCCCCGGTGCGCCGAGCACAGCTGCCCAGCCGCCGCGGTCCTCCCCGGCCCCCGTAGGAGAGCGCTCCGGTCGCGGGGGACGCCGGGAAGCGCAGTTTCCGCGCGCCTTGAGAGCGCAGCCGACCTCCGTGACGTCAGTCAACTTTATTGTTTAATTCCGTTTTTTACAGTATCGCCAACCATTTGCAAAAGTGACCGGGAGGTCCCCCCTTTCACGGGCTGTGATGAATGCCCTCGCAGCCTGTCCTCCGGGGCTGTCCCCAGCTTTCAccggcctccccccacccccgcgccggCGCGAGTTAGGTGTCCGCACCCGGCACCTCGGCCTGCAGCGGCTCGGCCGTGTCAGCCTGCTCCTGCGCACCCTCGGGGAAAGCCGCAGCGACCGGCTCGACGCCTGACTCCTCGGGGGGGACTTCCGGTGCTGGAGCTGGGAGCTCGGGCACCAGCTCCTTCTCGTCTAGACACAGGACCAGCTCTCTCTTCGGCAGGATGAAGGCGAGAGGCTCCTGGACGACGTCGATGTTCACATGCCCAAGGTTGCCGTACTTGGAGAGCTGAGTGGGAGGGATGCCTGAGCCAAAAGGTAgagaaagtgaaatagaaaaaaacgtacaataaatttaaatttttatatcacagggggaaaaaacacttggagggagggagagacagatacaATTTCCATTCTTCAATACAGTAAAAGTCATCTTTGTGATATGGGACAGGAAGCTTTACTGTAAAGAGAGACTTTGAAAGTAATCTGGAACAGCACAGTGTAGGTGGGTGGAGTTAACAGTCAAGAGAACGTCAGAAGGCACTGGCTTCCTTGTGGAAGGAAAAGGCTGGGGGAAAGTGCCCAACAGCTACTCCGCTGGTGTGGTCATCACCGGCCCACTGCCCCTCGGGAAGCTCTGTCTCCTCCATGCCCCATCCCCAGCACAGAGAGAGTGGGCACAGGCAAGTGAAGACAGATCCggaaaaatccttttaaaacacCTTCTCTGGATATTCACACAATATGTGATTCTTTTCTAATCTCTTCCACTTAGCCAAATAAacacatattgtaggattccatttacatgaaatgtccagaaaaggcaaatctgcaacagaaagcagattactggttgccaggggctaaaGGTGGGATTGGGGAATGACTGCATTGGGCACGAGGgatcttttgggggtgatggaaacgTCCTAACATTGGATAGTGGTAATGGTTGTACATGTCTGTGTATTTACTAAAAAAACATCGAATTTTACAAATGGGTGAATTAtttagtatgtgaattatatcagTAAAGTACTGTCGTTTTAAAGATCTTTCCCCTCCTTTGTCTTACCTAAGGTCTGTGCTATCTGAGCTGGTGGAAAAAGGACTTGGAGACAGCGATTTAAATATGGAACAAGGTCTTCCACGAAGACGGTGCAGAACTGGATGAAGAGCTCTTGCTCCCCACTGCTGAAAGCAGCCTCTTCTGCACGATGGAAGGCCAGGATTATATTAGTTACCTAGGGGACAAGGCATAAAGAAAGTCTTTCCAAACAGTACATTACTGTCTTGTTTAAATTCAGAATTGTGGTCACTCTCCACAATTCTGTCACTTCGTTGATCTGTTTCTGACTCAACATGTTTCATTACTGGCACAGGTTCCAGTTCCAGTGGAAGAGCATCAAGAGGTTCTTGACTCCTTCAGGAGATGGACCAGAACTATATCGGattcagaaaaatgaagcaaaactaTAAAAGGTTTTTACTGAGTAAGACCTTTGAGGTTCCAGGAAGCTAGACCACtagaaaactggaaaggaagacagaCCTGGAAAAGAAGTTCCACACACAAATAACAGAGCTACACTTTCTTGTTCAAGTCCTAGCTGTGCTGCTTGCTGGTTTTGTGGCTTCCAAGTGATTAAACACTTCATGCCCTCTGCTCCTCAGTTTCCgtacctttccttccttcctcttaggGTTGTGAGGATCAAGTCTTAATAGGTATAAAGTATGATGAACACTACCTGGCATGGATTAAGTTCTGTATAAACATTAGCAGATAACTATTACCTGAATTTCACTGACAAAAAAGTTTCATTGCTCATGCTTGCTTCCTCTTACAGGAGGCCATTAACAGTTGTATCAAAGATATGAGAGCAGGCAagctcaagagagagagagagctgggcccacaaagactttaattttttttttttttatgtttatttacttttgagagacaaagagtgtgagcaggggaggggcagagagagggggacacagaatccaaagcaggctccaggctctgtcagcacagagcttgatacggggctcgaactcacgaacctgagatcatgacctgagctgaggtcagatgcttaactgactaagccacccaggcgccccggcccaGAAAGATTTTATATAATCATGTCACAACTGCCATCTGGCTGACAGCAATTACAAGATGCCGTAAGTTTTAAGAAGCACCTCAATATCTTAAggtttaaatatgtaaaaaatgtgtAGGAAAGGATTGGTGCTAGTATTTATTGTGTTCtgtagaattctaagatggctcTTCTGAATCCCACCCCCCCTGGTGTCCACTCCTTTGTGTAATCCCTTCCCCTTGATTGCAGGCAGAATGTGTGTCTTGTTTCTAACCAATATAATACGACAAATATGAACAATTTTGCAGAGGTAATTAAAGCCCTTATCAGCTGACTTTGAATTAATCAAGGGATATCCTGGGTGGACCTGACTTAATCAGAcgaatcttttaaaaaagggttGAGGACTTCCTTAACAGAAGAGACTCATGCAGGAGAGATGCTCTTCCACTGGCCTTGAAGAATCAGAAAGCCCCACTGTGAACGGGCTTATGGAGTGAGGTGGCCTCTAGGCCTTAGACCTATAATTGCAAAGAACAGAAATCTGTCAACATGAATGAGCTCGAAAGGGGATGTCAAGCTTCAGATGAGACTGCAGcctggccaacaccttgactgcAACCTTGGGAGAGATCCTAAGCAGAGGACCCAGGACTCCCAATCTACAGAGAGTGGGAAATGATACACATATGTTGTTTTAGGCTGCTATGGAGTTTGTTAtgcaacaacagaaaacaaatgcaACATTACTGAATCATTATTGCAGGTAAGCCACTTCATGAATTGTTCTAGGTCCCATGAGGGGGAGCTCACCAGAGCTGCTCAATCAGAAAAACCTCTAAAACCCCACTAAACCTAAGTCTGCAACCACCTAACACATGGActggtttatattttataaaagtctGGCCACCTACTACCAAAGAAAGCCCCAGTAGAGAGCCAGCAGTATGTGCTCACCTTGGCAAGGGCATTCTCCAGGGCCCCAGTCACATCCTGTGCCAGGGCCACAGGGCAGCAGAGGCGCAGATCATTGAAGGCAACCAGAATACTGTTCAGGAAGCAGGCAAGGGGTGGGAAATCTAAGAGTACCATGGGTGGCTGCAAGGTCCCTGGCTGAGTGACTGGCACAGCAGCAGGCAGGTTACTGCTGCCCAGGATGGCTGGAGTGGAGATGAGGGTGTAGGAATTCATTTCATCCTGGAACTTTTCCACTGCTTCCTGAATTGCTTTCTGGAAAGTGCTGATGGCCACCTGCTGGAAAACAGGAGCCAACTGGCCCCGGAAATCAGCCCCCACCCGGCTGAAGGACAGCCCAAAGTACATGCACTGACCCAGCAGAGAGTCTAGGCGGCCACCTATCCCCCGGTTAAGGTCGGTCTCCAGCACCTGCAGGAATTGCGAGACCCTCTGTAGCACCCAGCCATGGAAGATGGCGCTCTCGTTCACAGTGTGCTCACCCATGGCAGGCGGCAACAATGGGTCCTCATCTGAGAATATGGCACGGTACTGGGTGATGATATCAAACAGATGGACACGGCAAGCCTCAATGGTTTTTGTGATGTGGAAATAGGGATCATCATTGGGGATGGCAGTCAGGATGGAACGGAGCCAAGCATCTCGGGCCTGAAGAAACTTCACCCTCAACTCAGCCTCAGTGAAGATATCCATGCGCCGCAGGAAGCCAATGACAcggaggcaggcagggagctgGATATTGGTCCTCAGTTGCTGGATCAGCTGGCTCAACATCAGCTGCATGGACTGGCGCACTTCATTCACAATGCCCTGACAATAAAGGGGGTCAGTCATACCACAATGGGAAAAATACTTTCTGGAACCCATTCCACTACCCCTGAATGTTGCAGACTAGAGAGGCAGACCACTGCTTTCCTGACTTACAAAGATTTCCTAAAGCTGATGTGTACAGGGTTACCAACAAACGTCTGGTTCACTGTGGCCTACAGGCCCTGTGTGGTTCTCCTGCCACACCCACTTCCTAATACTGTCCCCCTGCTCACTGCAATCCAGGCACactgtttgtggttttttttccctatctttgtatttcttaaatactcCTAACGTGTTCCCTCCTGAACCTGCTAtacttattttttccactttgtgGTTTGCGCCTTCCCCACATCTTCCTGTGGCGGGCTCCTTCTCATCATCTGGGTCTCAGCTTAAATATTATTTCTCCAACAGagcctttcctgaccactctACCTAGGGTACCTCATCTAGTCTCCTATCCATTCcctggtttattttcttcatttaccaCTATCTGAAAGGATCATTTATTTACCAACTATCAGCTTTCATTCATGAAAGCCAGGGCCTTGTCTGCCTTGTCTCGTTTCTCCCTAGCACCTAgattagtgcctggcacatgattaGTATTTAtcacttgaatg contains the following coding sequences:
- the COG8 gene encoding conserved oligomeric Golgi complex subunit 8 isoform X2, whose amino-acid sequence is MGAGLLLGPLLGRSRHCLGPTPPWGEGTGGRSVRACSSASAPDGLEGPARQRSYWRYVRRLVRGVPEPPYPRVCQVGDPALRAVAAPVEPAQLAGPELQRLVQRLVQVMRRRRCVGLSAPQLGVPLQVLALEFPEALFRACAPRLREARQMEPFPLRVFVNPSLRVLDSRLVTFPEGCESVVGFLACVPRFQAVQISGLDPRGEQVVWQASGWAARIIQHEMDHLQGCLFIDKMDSKTFTNIHWMEVND
- the COG8 gene encoding conserved oligomeric Golgi complex subunit 8 isoform X3, whose product is MAATETLASSTTATASASASAAATATAAALGEVEDEGLLASLFRDRFPEAQWRERPDVGRYLRELSGSGLERLRREPERLAEERAQLLQQTRDLAFANYKTFIRGAECTERIHRLFGDVEASLGRLLDRLPSFQQSCRNFVKEAEEISSNRRMNTLTLNRHTEILEILEIPQLMDTCVRNSYYEEALELAAYVRRLERKYSSIPVIQGIVNEVRQSMQLMLSQLIQQLRTNIQLPACLRVIGFLRRMDIFTEAELRVKFLQARDAWLRSILTAIPNDDPYFHITKTIEACRVHLFDIITQYRAIFSDEDPLLPPAMGEHTVNESAIFHGWVLQRVSQFLQVLETDLNRGIGGRLDSLLGQCMYFGLSFSRVGADFRGQLAPVFQQVAISTFQKAIQEAVEKFQDEMNSYTLISTPAILGSSNLPAAVPVTQPGTLQPPMVLLDFPPLACFLNSILVAFNDLRLCCPVALAQDVTGALENALAKVTNIILAFHRAEEAAFSSGEQELFIQFCTVFVEDLVPYLNRCLQVLFPPAQIAQTLGIPPTQLSKYGNLGHVNIDVVQEPLAFILPKRELVLCLDEKELVPELPAPAPEVPPEESGLDPRGEQVVWQASGWAARIIQHEMDHLQGCLFIDKMDSKTFTNIHWMEVND
- the COG8 gene encoding conserved oligomeric Golgi complex subunit 8 isoform X1, producing the protein MAATETLASSTTATASASASAAATATAAALGEVEDEGLLASLFRDRFPEAQWRERPDVGRYLRELSGSGLERLRREPERLAEERAQLLQQTRDLAFANYKTFIRGAECTERIHRLFGDVEASLGRLLDRLPSFQQSCRNFVKEAEEISSNRRMNTLTLNRHTEILEILEIPQLMDTCVRNSYYEEALELAAYVRRLERKYSSIPVIQGIVNEVRQSMQLMLSQLIQQLRTNIQLPACLRVIGFLRRMDIFTEAELRVKFLQARDAWLRSILTAIPNDDPYFHITKTIEACRVHLFDIITQYRAIFSDEDPLLPPAMGEHTVNESAIFHGWVLQRVSQFLQVLETDLNRGIGGRLDSLLGQCMYFGLSFSRVGADFRGQLAPVFQQVAISTFQKAIQEAVEKFQDEMNSYTLISTPAILGSSNLPAAVPVTQPGTLQPPMVLLDFPPLACFLNSILVAFNDLRLCCPVALAQDVTGALENALAKVTNIILAFHRAEEAAFSSGEQELFIQFCTVFVEDLVPYLNRCLQVLFPPAQIAQTLGIPPTQLSKYGNLGHVNIDVVQEPLAFILPKRELVLCLDEKELVPELPAPAPEVPPEESGVEPVAAAFPEGAQEQADTAEPLQAEVPGADT